In one Winogradskyella sp. MH6 genomic region, the following are encoded:
- a CDS encoding vWA domain-containing protein — translation MKAKSPKSLIKLSVVLSILMLSNACEVHSGKAKSDLYEIDAVELYEATDEEVVLEHNTEEYDRIYENDFKNAIQNPLSTFSIDVDNASYSNVRRFLSNNQLPPKDAVRVEEMINYFNYDYPQPKDEHPFSFSNEVADCPWNTEHKLVHIGLQGKSLNYDDLKPSNLVFLIDASGSMSDNNKLPLLKKALKLLINELNDNDRIAIVAYAGSAGVVLPSTKVANKEEIIEALDRIESGGSTAGGQGIQLAYKIAKENLFEDGNNRVILATDGDFNVGVSSSSELVRLIEEKRKEDIFLTICGFGMGNYKDGRMEQISNAGNGNYFYIDNIKEAKKVFSTEMRANMFTIAKDVKIQIEFNPNQVKAYRLIGYENRVMNNEDFNDDKKDAGELGAGHTVTALYEVVPINSDESVKKHDDLKYQKTEITNASENDEMLTIKFRYKKPKEDKSLLITKTIIDNGLKLESTSDNFRFSSAVAGLGLLLRDSKYKGDMTYELAKKLAVGSKGKDANGYRSEFVSMIETAELLSEKL, via the coding sequence ATGAAGGCAAAATCACCTAAATCTCTAATTAAATTATCAGTAGTATTGTCAATACTAATGTTAAGTAACGCATGCGAAGTACATTCTGGCAAAGCAAAAAGTGACCTGTACGAAATTGATGCGGTTGAATTATACGAAGCAACTGACGAAGAAGTTGTTCTAGAACACAACACAGAAGAATACGATCGCATCTATGAAAACGACTTTAAAAATGCAATTCAGAATCCTTTATCCACATTTTCAATAGATGTAGATAATGCATCTTATAGTAATGTAAGACGTTTTTTATCTAACAATCAACTACCGCCAAAAGATGCTGTGAGAGTAGAAGAGATGATTAACTATTTTAATTACGATTATCCACAACCTAAAGATGAGCATCCCTTTTCCTTTTCTAATGAAGTTGCAGATTGTCCGTGGAACACTGAGCATAAGTTAGTACATATAGGATTGCAAGGAAAATCATTAAACTACGATGATTTAAAACCAAGCAATTTGGTATTCTTAATTGATGCATCTGGCTCCATGAGCGACAACAATAAATTGCCACTACTAAAGAAAGCTTTAAAGTTGCTAATTAATGAACTAAATGATAACGATAGAATTGCTATTGTTGCTTATGCTGGTTCAGCAGGTGTAGTTCTGCCATCTACCAAAGTTGCAAACAAAGAAGAAATTATTGAAGCTTTAGATAGGATTGAGTCTGGTGGTTCTACGGCTGGTGGTCAAGGCATTCAGTTGGCTTATAAAATTGCAAAGGAGAATTTATTTGAAGATGGAAATAATAGAGTCATCTTAGCAACAGATGGAGATTTTAATGTTGGAGTTTCCTCAAGTTCAGAATTGGTGAGATTGATAGAAGAAAAACGAAAAGAAGACATCTTTTTAACGATATGTGGTTTCGGAATGGGAAATTATAAAGATGGTAGAATGGAGCAGATTAGCAATGCCGGAAACGGAAATTATTTTTATATAGACAACATAAAAGAAGCGAAAAAGGTGTTTTCTACAGAGATGAGAGCTAATATGTTTACTATAGCTAAGGATGTAAAAATTCAGATTGAATTTAATCCCAATCAAGTAAAAGCATACCGATTAATTGGTTACGAAAACAGAGTAATGAATAATGAAGACTTTAACGATGATAAAAAGGATGCAGGCGAGTTAGGTGCAGGTCATACAGTTACAGCATTGTATGAAGTTGTGCCAATAAATTCAGATGAATCTGTAAAGAAGCATGATGATTTAAAGTACCAAAAAACAGAAATCACAAATGCTTCAGAAAATGATGAAATGCTAACCATTAAATTCAGATATAAGAAACCAAAAGAGGATAAGAGTTTATTAATAACAAAAACTATTATAGATAATGGCTTGAAGCTGGAATCAACATCAGATAATTTTAGATTTTCTTCAGCTGTTGCAGGTTTAGGGCTTTTGTTAAGAGATTCAAAATATAAAGGCGATATGACGTATGAACTCGCTAAAAAACTAGCAGTTGGTTCAAAAGGGAAGGACGCAAATGGTTACAGAAGTGAATTTGTAAGCATGATAGAGACTGCAGAATTACTTTCTGAAAAACTGTAA
- a CDS encoding OmpA family protein yields MSKRIVLLIYLMVVSQLAFSQGKSKADRFFEKGDYTNAAKYYEINLEGENYKKDLENIITSYYNIFEYRKASRYLKQLVNGRFVETNKTYDNEFNFKFYQVLSALGDYEKGLDYLKLYKENKSKPFNKDEAIATIEDFKLMDSDYEVEVVGFNSSASDFGALKYNDRIYFTSDRDDNRLLGKEYKWTHRGFLDIYSVKVSEENKPQGIAAKISENINSKYHEGNFCFSKDGNTMYLSRSNFRDGKKEFDDKKNNNIQLYKSNFVDGEWSKPEKLSFNTTGFSYQHPALSPDEKRLYFSSNQEGGIGSFDLYYVNINSDGSYSEPINLGPTVNTENREHFPFISDEGHLFFSSNGHLGLGMLDIFVSEFVNNQYTKPINLGAPINSQYDDFNLNYYNNTQGFFASNRKRADDNIYSFTQTGEIFIREYINKFEIRDKVTEQFVPNVSVTLTDRRQNINYENTLDSIASFNKNLLAGNYVLKATSNEYYDGVLSVKVEEEQDQKHVLFLEKLPPPPPPDPVETIIAEKNIDKDLKDKDPVRFEMLTDVEGPPIIEKDGKLYFELEPIYFDFDMWNIREDSKKILDELAEKLERYPDIHIKISAHTDSRGTVRYNQILSEKRAESTRNYLALVGYVNARRIKFQGFGELSPIVECPNNDCTEEEFQLNRRSEFEIVEY; encoded by the coding sequence ATGTCAAAAAGAATTGTATTACTAATATATTTGATGGTTGTCTCTCAGCTAGCATTTTCTCAAGGAAAATCTAAAGCGGACCGCTTTTTTGAGAAAGGAGATTACACAAACGCAGCCAAGTATTATGAGATTAATTTAGAAGGTGAAAATTATAAGAAGGATTTAGAAAATATAATAACCTCTTACTACAATATTTTTGAGTATAGAAAAGCGTCACGTTATTTAAAGCAATTGGTTAATGGACGGTTTGTAGAAACAAACAAAACCTATGATAACGAATTCAACTTTAAGTTCTATCAAGTCTTATCTGCTTTGGGAGATTATGAAAAAGGGCTAGATTATTTAAAACTTTACAAAGAAAATAAATCAAAGCCTTTTAATAAAGATGAAGCTATTGCTACCATTGAAGATTTTAAACTTATGGATTCTGACTATGAAGTGGAGGTGGTAGGTTTTAATTCAAGTGCTTCAGATTTTGGTGCCTTGAAGTATAACGATCGCATATATTTTACTTCTGATAGAGACGATAACAGACTATTAGGAAAAGAATATAAATGGACGCATCGAGGGTTTTTAGATATTTATTCTGTTAAGGTTTCCGAAGAAAATAAACCGCAAGGTATAGCGGCAAAAATTTCAGAAAATATAAATTCTAAGTATCATGAAGGTAATTTTTGCTTCAGTAAAGATGGTAACACAATGTATCTGTCTCGAAGTAATTTTAGGGATGGAAAAAAGGAATTTGATGATAAAAAGAATAATAATATTCAGTTGTATAAATCAAATTTTGTAGATGGAGAGTGGTCTAAACCAGAAAAGTTATCATTTAACACAACAGGCTTTTCATATCAGCATCCCGCTTTAAGTCCAGATGAAAAAAGATTATATTTTTCTTCTAACCAAGAAGGAGGTATCGGGAGTTTTGATTTGTATTATGTTAACATCAATTCTGATGGGAGCTATAGTGAACCGATAAATCTAGGACCAACTGTCAATACTGAGAATAGAGAGCATTTTCCATTTATTTCAGACGAAGGACACCTGTTCTTTTCTTCAAACGGGCATTTGGGTTTAGGAATGTTAGATATTTTTGTTTCAGAGTTTGTAAACAACCAATATACCAAACCTATAAATCTTGGTGCACCTATTAATTCTCAGTATGACGATTTTAATTTAAATTATTATAACAATACTCAAGGCTTTTTTGCTTCAAACAGAAAACGTGCTGATGATAATATTTATAGTTTTACCCAAACGGGTGAAATCTTTATTAGAGAGTATATCAATAAGTTTGAAATAAGAGATAAAGTTACCGAACAATTTGTGCCTAATGTATCTGTGACTTTAACCGACAGAAGACAGAATATAAATTATGAGAATACTTTAGATAGCATTGCTAGTTTTAACAAGAATCTACTAGCAGGTAATTATGTTTTAAAGGCAACAAGCAATGAGTATTATGATGGAGTGCTAAGTGTAAAGGTAGAGGAAGAACAAGATCAAAAACATGTTTTGTTTTTAGAGAAATTACCGCCTCCACCACCACCAGACCCTGTGGAAACTATAATTGCTGAGAAAAATATAGACAAAGATTTAAAAGATAAAGACCCTGTACGTTTTGAAATGCTAACTGATGTTGAAGGTCCTCCAATTATAGAAAAGGATGGGAAGTTGTATTTTGAGCTAGAGCCAATTTATTTTGATTTTGATATGTGGAATATTCGAGAAGACTCCAAAAAAATATTGGATGAATTAGCGGAAAAGCTAGAACGTTATCCAGATATTCATATAAAAATTAGCGCACATACAGATAGTAGAGGTACAGTTCGCTACAATCAAATACTTTCTGAGAAGCGTGCAGAGTCAACCAGAAACTACTTAGCATTGGTTGGTTATGTGAATGCTAGACGTATTAAATTTCAAGGATTTGGTGAGCTTTCACCAATAGTTGAATGCCCTAATAACGACTGTACAGAAGAAGAATTTCAGCTTAATAGACGAAGCGAGTTTGAGATAGTTGAATATTAA
- a CDS encoding mannose-1-phosphate guanylyltransferase: protein MKNKNYYAILMAGGVGSRFWPVSTQNFPKQFHDMLGTGDTLIQKTFNRLAKLIPEENIFILTNERYNDLVFEQLPSVTKRQVVLEPAMRNTAPCILYASLKIQKENENAVMIVAPSDHWIEDEDAFSNNVQAAFDYCESNDALMTLGITPTFPNTGYGYIEYNKSSEEDIKPVNQFREKPDYKTAKSFLEQGNFLWNAGIFMWSAKSVVAAFQRNQPELYQLFESGYNVYNTEFEDDFIKDNYPKAENISVDYALMEKSNNVYVIPATFDWNDLGTWGSLYDKLDKDANENAVVNARVLAEDASGNMIRSKKDKIVVVDGLKDYIIVDKDEVLLIFPKAKEQDIKKVLQNVKANFGEEYG from the coding sequence ATGAAAAACAAAAATTATTACGCCATTTTAATGGCAGGTGGAGTAGGCTCACGATTTTGGCCAGTAAGTACACAAAACTTTCCTAAACAATTTCATGATATGTTAGGAACAGGTGATACGCTGATTCAAAAAACCTTTAACCGTCTCGCTAAACTTATTCCCGAAGAAAATATTTTTATTCTTACCAATGAGCGTTATAATGATTTGGTTTTTGAGCAATTACCAAGTGTAACAAAGCGTCAAGTTGTATTAGAGCCAGCAATGCGAAACACAGCTCCATGTATATTATACGCATCTCTAAAAATTCAAAAAGAAAACGAAAATGCAGTAATGATTGTAGCGCCAAGCGACCATTGGATAGAAGATGAAGATGCGTTTTCAAACAATGTGCAAGCAGCCTTTGATTATTGCGAATCTAATGATGCTTTAATGACTTTGGGTATTACACCAACCTTCCCAAATACAGGTTATGGTTATATTGAGTATAACAAATCATCTGAAGAAGACATAAAACCTGTAAATCAGTTTAGAGAAAAGCCAGATTATAAAACAGCAAAATCTTTTTTAGAACAAGGTAATTTTCTTTGGAATGCAGGAATTTTTATGTGGAGTGCAAAATCTGTAGTTGCCGCATTTCAAAGAAATCAACCAGAACTATATCAACTTTTTGAAAGTGGTTATAATGTGTATAACACAGAATTTGAAGATGATTTTATAAAAGACAACTATCCAAAAGCAGAAAACATATCTGTAGATTATGCGCTTATGGAGAAAAGTAACAATGTCTATGTAATTCCTGCAACTTTTGATTGGAATGATCTTGGGACTTGGGGAAGTCTTTACGATAAACTAGATAAGGATGCCAATGAAAATGCTGTTGTTAATGCTAGAGTATTAGCTGAGGATGCTTCAGGAAATATGATTAGATCTAAAAAAGATAAAATTGTTGTTGTCGATGGATTAAAAGATTACATCATTGTAGATAAAGACGAAGTTTTGCTTATCTTTCCTAAGGCAAAAGAACAAGATATTAAAAAAGTACTCCAAAACGTTAAGGCTAACTTTGGGGAAGAATATGGTTAA
- a CDS encoding SDR family NAD(P)-dependent oxidoreductase, with translation MKNKNIIITGTSRGIGFELVHLFANQGHNVLALSRNAQPVNNLHFENITSLAFDLCNSEDYKKVDDFIKSEWNHVDILINNAGTLLNKPFAETTFQDFENVYRTNVFGVSEMTRLALPFMKQDGHVVTISSMGGIQGSMKFAGLSAYSSSKGAVITLTELLAEEYKETGPQFNVLALGAVQTEMLKEAFPEYQAPTTALEMAEYIFDFSLKGNKYYNGKVLQVSNSTP, from the coding sequence ATGAAGAATAAAAACATTATTATAACAGGAACGAGTAGAGGTATTGGTTTTGAATTGGTGCATCTTTTTGCCAATCAAGGACATAATGTATTGGCTTTGTCAAGGAATGCACAACCCGTTAATAATTTACATTTTGAAAATATAACATCTTTGGCCTTTGACCTATGCAATAGTGAAGACTATAAAAAAGTTGATGACTTTATAAAGTCAGAGTGGAATCATGTAGATATATTAATTAATAATGCAGGTACGTTACTCAACAAACCTTTTGCAGAAACTACTTTCCAAGATTTTGAAAACGTATACAGAACAAATGTTTTTGGAGTGTCTGAAATGACTAGATTAGCACTGCCTTTTATGAAACAAGACGGTCATGTGGTAACTATAAGTAGTATGGGAGGCATACAAGGAAGTATGAAATTTGCCGGACTTTCTGCTTATAGTTCTAGCAAAGGAGCTGTAATTACACTAACAGAGTTACTCGCTGAAGAATATAAAGAAACAGGACCGCAATTCAATGTTTTGGCATTAGGTGCTGTACAAACTGAAATGCTCAAGGAAGCATTTCCTGAGTATCAGGCACCAACAACAGCTTTAGAAATGGCAGAATATATTTTTGACTTTTCACTAAAAGGCAATAAATACTATAACGGCAAAGTACTTCAGGTTTCTAATTCTACACCATAA
- a CDS encoding chaperone modulator CbpM — MKTTHYITVTDLCTHYKMEMSFFDGLKDYGLIEIISVEKTECIHQDYIADLERMIRLHKDLKLNFEGIDTVLNLLNKIDSLQQELNTTKNRLQRFEDM, encoded by the coding sequence ATGAAAACAACACACTACATTACGGTAACAGATCTTTGTACCCATTACAAAATGGAAATGTCGTTTTTTGATGGCTTAAAGGATTATGGATTGATTGAAATCATTTCCGTAGAAAAAACCGAGTGCATCCATCAAGATTATATTGCCGATTTAGAGAGAATGATCCGTTTACACAAAGATCTTAAGCTCAATTTTGAAGGTATTGATACCGTATTAAATCTTTTAAATAAAATTGACAGCTTACAACAAGAACTTAACACTACTAAAAACAGACTCCAAAGATTTGAGGATATGTGA
- a CDS encoding gliding motility-associated C-terminal domain-containing protein: MTQIDGDNDGTPDGIINLYEEYTNLTGNVIQAGVWFDPNFTFALNENTGDLFLWDLNESSTTPTDYSFELTNSDCGSDTVALTINLILGPFSGIALPTNLDDVNVQVCDEGSTPTDLCIPLPDMDLFEALESLPSPHTNGQWIYEGSSPNFVNISDSELFVTIPYVPGPPLVDEETFELVYRVEGIAPCNLVQETRVKISVVRQVFSGLAQNTRICEASILNGDFDNDIDLTDDEFLLLEDIEGTWEMDMFGQVTSLGDSEININDIYQQIIANNPRFGCVDVDFTYSVDQRSGVCEDASTTISFKLYEYLRPFLQTNFPEFCEDDPSLPTTINLYDQLTFTSENGVLFDYPSDACTQWSFISGPSNLGLISNSGGCTPSTGYTHLGTVSLVDAEPGTYVFRYTVSPEVNCSSDDFTAVDYSDACTSTPDSSGFCDEESAEVVIVIYPKNYAGENTIGLSFCETDLSSSIDLIGLLDTNGVDDPIYVGSLGNWFDVDTGNLVNNPFIIPEINGQQTFNFVYTTTTANNCLDRADLSFTIYEQYSAGTDNAVQVCNDENIFNLFDLLGSDVSTIGSWTGPNGFTSATNDVFFDPSSYVGGDYIYTVPDNGDDTVFCTGGQAVVTVSVIQNANAGLDMQTTVCRSDLQVNLINVLDPAADLGGVFEDIDNTNALNGSVVDLSLLEEGNYNFQYTVQGDLQCNVSTAILSVSVIDVEAPNAQNQTFCLTDAATIGDLEILSSAFDFNWYDSAESIDTLPLDLLLVNGEDYFVSAIDSDGCESDRTQIIVTLLSFNDSNCDDCEINDGISDNDDNENEVLDLCNLPEIFPGYEIKIFNRYGTLVFKGNNNTGLFDGTSNVSLTIGNRLPSGTYFYVFNPNDGITDAFQGSVYLSR; the protein is encoded by the coding sequence ATGACACAGATAGATGGTGACAACGATGGTACACCAGACGGTATAATTAACTTATACGAAGAATATACCAATCTTACAGGTAATGTTATTCAGGCTGGTGTTTGGTTTGATCCAAATTTCACTTTTGCATTAAATGAAAATACAGGTGATTTGTTTCTTTGGGATTTAAATGAATCTTCTACTACACCAACCGATTATAGTTTTGAGTTAACCAATAGTGACTGTGGCTCTGATACAGTTGCATTGACCATTAATTTAATTTTAGGCCCATTTTCGGGTATTGCATTGCCAACAAATTTAGATGACGTCAATGTGCAGGTTTGCGATGAAGGATCAACACCTACAGACTTGTGTATCCCATTGCCAGATATGGATCTTTTTGAAGCCTTGGAATCATTGCCTAGTCCTCATACAAATGGACAATGGATTTATGAAGGCAGTAGTCCAAATTTTGTAAATATCAGTGACTCTGAATTATTTGTAACTATACCTTACGTACCAGGACCTCCTTTGGTAGATGAAGAAACGTTTGAGCTGGTGTATAGAGTAGAAGGAATTGCACCATGTAATCTTGTGCAAGAGACTAGGGTTAAGATCTCAGTTGTTAGACAGGTTTTCTCAGGCTTGGCTCAAAATACAAGAATATGCGAAGCTTCAATATTAAATGGCGATTTTGATAATGATATTGATTTAACTGATGATGAATTTTTACTCTTAGAAGATATTGAAGGAACTTGGGAAATGGATATGTTTGGGCAGGTTACTTCATTAGGAGATTCAGAAATAAACATAAATGATATTTATCAACAGATTATAGCTAATAATCCTAGATTTGGATGTGTAGATGTTGATTTTACCTATTCTGTAGATCAAAGATCGGGTGTTTGTGAGGATGCTTCTACTACTATTAGTTTTAAACTTTACGAATATTTAAGACCTTTTTTACAAACTAATTTTCCTGAGTTTTGTGAGGACGATCCTTCGCTTCCCACAACAATTAATCTCTATGATCAGTTAACATTTACGAGTGAAAATGGAGTTTTGTTCGATTACCCTTCAGATGCTTGTACACAATGGAGCTTTATATCAGGACCATCAAATTTAGGTTTGATAAGTAATAGTGGAGGTTGTACACCATCTACAGGATATACACATCTTGGTACAGTTAGTTTGGTAGATGCGGAACCAGGAACTTATGTTTTTAGATATACGGTAAGTCCAGAGGTGAATTGTAGCTCCGACGATTTTACGGCTGTAGATTATTCAGATGCTTGCACTTCTACACCAGATTCTTCTGGATTTTGTGATGAAGAGTCAGCAGAGGTTGTTATTGTAATCTATCCGAAAAATTATGCAGGTGAAAATACGATTGGATTATCATTTTGTGAAACAGATCTTAGTAGTTCAATTGACTTGATAGGGCTTTTAGATACTAATGGTGTAGATGATCCTATATATGTTGGTTCACTAGGAAATTGGTTCGATGTAGATACAGGTAATCTTGTAAATAACCCATTCATTATTCCAGAGATAAACGGTCAACAAACCTTCAATTTTGTTTATACTACAACTACTGCTAATAATTGTTTAGATAGAGCAGACCTTTCTTTTACAATCTACGAGCAGTATAGTGCTGGAACAGATAACGCAGTACAGGTATGTAATGATGAAAACATCTTTAATCTATTTGATTTATTAGGGAGTGATGTTAGCACAATAGGTAGCTGGACAGGACCTAATGGGTTTACATCTGCAACCAATGATGTATTTTTTGATCCGTCTTCTTATGTTGGTGGAGACTATATTTATACCGTTCCAGATAATGGTGATGATACTGTTTTTTGTACAGGTGGTCAAGCTGTAGTAACTGTATCGGTCATTCAAAATGCTAATGCTGGGCTAGATATGCAGACAACTGTATGTAGGTCAGACCTGCAAGTAAACTTAATCAACGTACTAGATCCTGCAGCAGATTTGGGAGGTGTCTTTGAAGATATTGATAATACAAATGCTCTTAACGGAAGTGTCGTAGACCTTTCTTTATTAGAAGAGGGTAACTATAATTTTCAGTATACTGTACAAGGAGATTTGCAGTGTAATGTTTCCACAGCCATCTTGAGTGTTAGTGTTATTGATGTTGAAGCTCCCAATGCTCAAAATCAAACATTTTGTCTAACAGATGCTGCGACCATTGGAGATTTAGAGATATTAAGTTCAGCTTTTGATTTTAATTGGTACGATTCGGCGGAGTCTATAGATACTTTGCCATTAGATTTATTGCTAGTAAATGGCGAAGATTATTTTGTGTCAGCAATAGATAGTGATGGTTGCGAATCGGACAGAACTCAAATAATTGTAACCTTACTATCTTTTAACGATAGTAATTGTGATGACTGTGAGATTAACGATGGTATTTCGGATAATGATGATAATGAAAATGAGGTGTTAGATTTATGTAATCTGCCCGAAATATTTCCTGGTTATGAAATTAAGATATTTAATCGCTACGGAACATTGGTTTTTAAAGGAAATAATAATACAGGGTTATTTGATGGAACCTCTAATGTTTCCTTGACCATAGGAAATAGGCTGCCCTCAGGAACATATTTTTATGTTTTTAACCCAAATGATGGTATAACAGATGCGTTTCAAGGGAGCGTATATTTAAGTAGATAA
- a CDS encoding DnaJ C-terminal domain-containing protein has translation MAFIDYYKILGVDKNATEAEIKKAYRKMARKYHPDLNPNDKEAEQKFKQLNEANEVLSNPEFRKKYDKYGEHWKDGEAYEKAKQQQQQSQRQHQRSSGYEDFGNGAEYSDFFESMFGGNFSGENRGRNVKFRGQDFNAQLHLNLRDVYTTQKQVLTVNGKNIRLSIPAGVTNGQIIKIKGKGGKGINGGPDGDLYIEFIIENNTSFKRDGANLYKTVDLDLYTAVLGGEITIETFNGKAKLKVKPHTQNGTQVKLKGKGFPKYKKEEEHGDLYITYNVKLPDRLSDKEKALFEELAKLQ, from the coding sequence ATGGCATTTATCGATTATTATAAAATATTAGGAGTTGATAAAAATGCAACAGAAGCTGAAATCAAAAAGGCCTACAGAAAAATGGCCAGAAAATACCATCCAGACCTTAATCCTAACGACAAGGAGGCCGAACAAAAATTTAAGCAACTTAACGAAGCTAATGAGGTATTAAGCAATCCTGAGTTTAGAAAAAAATATGATAAATACGGCGAGCACTGGAAGGATGGAGAAGCTTATGAAAAAGCAAAACAGCAACAACAGCAATCGCAAAGACAACATCAGCGTTCTTCTGGATATGAAGATTTTGGTAATGGCGCAGAGTATTCAGATTTTTTTGAATCTATGTTTGGAGGAAACTTCTCTGGCGAAAATCGTGGTAGAAATGTAAAATTCAGAGGTCAGGATTTTAATGCGCAATTACATTTAAATTTAAGAGACGTTTACACAACTCAAAAACAGGTGTTGACCGTAAATGGGAAAAACATAAGACTAAGCATTCCTGCTGGTGTTACTAACGGTCAAATTATTAAAATAAAAGGTAAAGGTGGAAAAGGTATAAATGGTGGACCTGATGGTGATTTGTACATTGAATTCATTATAGAAAACAACACATCTTTTAAACGCGATGGTGCAAATCTATACAAAACAGTTGATTTAGATCTTTATACTGCAGTTTTAGGCGGTGAAATTACCATAGAAACATTTAATGGAAAAGCTAAGCTTAAAGTAAAACCACATACCCAAAACGGTACACAAGTAAAGCTAAAGGGAAAAGGCTTTCCAAAATATAAAAAAGAAGAAGAACATGGTGATTTGTATATCACATACAATGTAAAATTACCAGATCGACTAAGCGACAAAGAAAAAGCACTTTTTGAAGAATTGGCAAAATTACAATAG
- a CDS encoding SprT-like domain-containing protein — MQNQLLNFVPEQAHAQLKALLAKDNLVVKVKQERKTKHGDYRQLPNGKHQITVNANLNTYRFLITLVHEIAHFEAFAKFGRFIKPHGKEWKLTFQHLMLPFLRPEVFPLELLPLLAKHFKNPKASSDTDTQLSLALKRFDEGEDKTFVFEVPLGQTFKLYNGRVFKKGNTRRKRIECVEVKTGKLYLFNPNAEVEILDK, encoded by the coding sequence ATGCAAAATCAACTTTTAAACTTTGTGCCAGAGCAAGCACATGCTCAGCTTAAAGCCCTACTGGCAAAGGATAATTTAGTAGTAAAAGTAAAGCAAGAGCGTAAGACCAAGCATGGTGATTACAGGCAATTGCCTAATGGTAAGCATCAGATTACTGTAAATGCGAATTTAAATACGTATCGGTTTTTAATTACGCTTGTTCATGAAATTGCTCACTTCGAAGCATTCGCTAAATTTGGACGTTTTATAAAGCCGCATGGTAAAGAGTGGAAACTAACTTTTCAGCATTTAATGTTACCATTTTTAAGACCAGAAGTATTTCCTTTGGAGCTGTTGCCATTACTTGCCAAGCACTTTAAAAACCCAAAAGCGTCTAGCGACACAGATACGCAACTCTCCTTAGCATTGAAGCGATTCGATGAAGGCGAAGATAAAACCTTCGTTTTTGAAGTACCTTTGGGTCAAACTTTTAAACTCTATAATGGTAGAGTGTTTAAAAAAGGAAATACAAGAAGAAAACGCATAGAATGTGTTGAGGTAAAAACAGGTAAACTATATTTGTTTAATCCTAATGCAGAAGTAGAAATACTAGATAAATGA
- a CDS encoding PorP/SprF family type IX secretion system membrane protein — MRKRLYYILIFFCCTALYAQQEPHYTQYMYNMSIVNPAYVIDEPSFVEVGTLYRTQWVGIEGAPKTANAFANIPLNNKIELSVNYLNDEIGSNIKQTENMLNLDFAYKIKLNETLNMSFGMRVGFDHLSTNVFQSNVSGDPFFDNTRKTVLNIGAGAFMFHEKYYVGLSSPNLLPNDIDGNNDVFYQNELHLFLIGGYVFDITSDLKLKPSTVVKHVNGSPFSFDISANALYQDKFELGVSYRYQDAVTAMAGIEVWSGLRFGYAYDFNTSALNNFNNGSHEFILTYRFDVLGLSKKYSSPRFY; from the coding sequence ATGAGAAAAAGACTTTATTATATTTTAATCTTTTTTTGCTGTACTGCTTTGTATGCGCAACAAGAACCGCATTACACGCAGTACATGTACAACATGAGTATTGTTAATCCTGCTTATGTAATTGATGAGCCTAGCTTTGTTGAGGTTGGAACCCTGTATCGTACACAATGGGTAGGTATTGAAGGTGCACCTAAAACAGCTAATGCCTTTGCTAATATTCCTTTAAATAATAAAATAGAATTAAGCGTTAACTATCTAAATGATGAGATAGGTAGTAATATTAAGCAAACTGAAAACATGCTTAACTTAGATTTTGCTTATAAGATTAAACTGAATGAGACTTTAAATATGTCATTTGGAATGAGAGTTGGTTTTGATCATTTAAGTACCAATGTTTTTCAGAGTAATGTTAGCGGTGATCCATTTTTCGATAATACCCGAAAGACCGTTCTAAATATAGGAGCAGGTGCCTTTATGTTTCATGAAAAGTACTATGTAGGTTTGTCTTCGCCCAACCTGTTACCAAATGATATTGATGGGAATAATGATGTTTTTTACCAAAATGAGCTTCACCTATTTCTTATTGGAGGATATGTTTTTGATATTACTAGCGATTTGAAATTAAAACCCTCAACAGTAGTAAAGCATGTCAACGGTTCACCTTTCTCATTTGATATTTCTGCAAATGCCTTATATCAAGACAAGTTTGAATTGGGAGTGTCTTATCGATATCAAGATGCTGTAACTGCTATGGCAGGAATAGAAGTGTGGTCTGGTTTAAGATTTGGTTATGCATACGACTTTAATACTAGTGCACTTAATAATTTTAATAACGGTAGTCACGAATTTATTCTAACCTACAGGTTTGATGTCCTTGGACTAAGTAAAAAATATTCATCTCCGAGATTCTATTAA